DNA sequence from the Odocoileus virginianus isolate 20LAN1187 ecotype Illinois chromosome 8, Ovbor_1.2, whole genome shotgun sequence genome:
TGAAGTTTTATGACACTTCTAGATAGTTGCTGGTTTGTTGCCAACCACATTATCAAAAGCACTGGTTactaagtaaaaaatattttaagactaaATTACAGTAAACATGAAAGCTCCACAGTTTAAACCCAATATAAATCAACCATATCCAAttatcaatttaaaatgaaaaatattaactcCTGAAAGCTGAAagcaaggttttcttttttaatatcaccAATGGGTACTTTAGacctttgtgtttttttggttttatttatttgtttatttttctttatggtcaGGGATTCTTGCTTTCAACTTAAACAGAAGTTCAAGTCCGTAACAGGTTGCAGCTCAGGTAAAATACCATGCACAGCATTTGATTACTTCAAAACAGCAGGAACACACAGGCTGAAGTGAGTGGTCAAATAGGGCTTGCTGTTCTCAAAAATTAGGTATAATGGCGAAAGCGTTACCATCCATAGCTAAAGTCCTTCCTCCAACCCTGGCTTCTGAGGCAGATAACAAACACATCAATTACTGGTAGATGAAGCACAGTTTTTTAGAACTTATCTGTTTAATCAATaaccaagtttctttttttttaagttactttttgtTTGTGTCAGTTCCACCAATGAAAATCATTTGGCttgtacttttaaaatctattcttcCACATAAAGAGTATGAAAATATGTTTGTGGAGGACAATGATGGAGGCTCAGATCAGACTGCACCTCTTTAAAGTCTTCCAACGCGTGTATGTGTCATACCAAAGTGTCTTGATCCACAGCGCACCATTTTCCAAAGGAGTATCAAGTGGGCAGCTGACATGCCACCACTACGGAATATTCTAAACTGGAGACTGCAGATGTCAGCGTGTGGCACCAGGGGAACGGGGGAAAGTAGGGTAGTCGAGATTGTTAAGGAGAATTCTAAAACAGTTTAGGAAATCATGCATATGCATTTACAGTCCATGTGGATAGTGACTTTTGGCAACTGCAAAGTGACTGAGACATGGCTTGCTTCAGAAGCATCAAAACAAAGAGGCATGTATGTCTTGGAGCCTTCGATAGTTGCTGTTGCTCTTGTCGTTTTGGTAGCCATCTGGTGGTGCTTCGTATTCAATGTGGGATAGATGCTGCACTCAACtgactttaaaaattgaattctttTGTTTGAAGGTTGGCTGTTGGGTCAAAGTTGTAGGTACCTCCTTGTGTTGCTTCGGGAATGAGGCTAGGATCTTCATCAATCtacagaaagcaagaaaaagaattttcattATGTTAAGATACTATACATTACAGTGTAAGTGGAGTTAATTTACTTCTTAGGAAAGAattctgtgtgtatgtttttattacctaaaaatattttaagtaaatcaaCAATGCTATTAAGAAATTTAACAACTTAGGGCCTCCCTGTTGGCTTAAAGGTACAGACACCAACTGtccccaatgcaagggacatgggttctatccctgatgtgggaagatcccacctctGTGCAGCAACCAAGTCCGTGTGCctcaactaccgagcctgtgctgcGGAGACCAGGAGCCACAACCGCTGCAGCCCGTGTGCCCTCCAgccctgcgctctgcaacaagagaggccaccgcgaTGAGAGCCAGTGCATGCCGCTGGGGCGTAGCtggcacagcaaccaagacccagcacagacagaaataaaaaaagagtcagcaatttaaaactgaacatttaaaaactgcCCCATCCTTAAGTTCCTGGATCTGTAGATTTATTTTACCTATTTGAACATACATCATTTCTATAATTACTATTTCTTCCCATTTAACAAATTACAAAAGCAAAGGTGACAGAAATACAGTATAAATTTAGTCATGAAAAATTAATTCTTAGTTACTTTATGTATAGATTTTAATGTACATGCAGACAACACTGTAATATATACTTACATCATCACCAGAGAAATACTGATCTATGATTTCAAATGCTAATTTAtatatgtcttcattttcatGTTGCTGTAAAACTTCAATTTTCTCCAAACctgataataattaaaataattaagtacATACTAATAAAGAAACTGTGCTCATTTAATCATGAAACATCCTAAAGAACTAAAAACACCCTCCCTACCACCCTCCAAAGATGAGTTCAtctaaaaaacagataaaacccTCAGCTGTTCTGGCTAGAAAACCAACATCTCACTAATTTCTTCCTCTTTAGAAGCCCTTGAGGTACCCTGTTCCCTGAGGCAGGCAGTTTAAAAATCACCTAAACACTCCAATTGACAGATGAGGGAGTGTGGCACAGATATAAAGGGGTTTGTTTCAGGTTATATGGCAAGTGAATGACAGGACTAGAACCAAGATCTCCCCAGCCTAAGATTCCTTTAGTATAATCATACTGTTGcatacaataattttttaatcttttctttgttttccaaatgttaCTCAAAGATTGACATATATAGAAGATAAAGCTTTAAATTCAGaagtgatttcttaaaaaaaaaaaaaaagacaaaagaaataccGTGCTTATCTCCTTTATAGCCACATCAGTCTGGGAAATACTTTTTCGGAATAGTTAACTGTAGAATGCCTTTATTTATATTCCCAAAATATTTACTCCATATATCAGATGCAACTCCATTAAATCCTCAATACTAAATATTCTTCCTTGAATGTCTTTTTAGCTAAGTTATTTTGAAGTAGTTTCAaaataactgctttttaaaattttttatatagtaACAAATTTAAGTtactatataaaaaaatttaagttttttctATAGTAACATCCAAAccagaaaaatgggaaaatgggTATCAAAGATAATGGATGTAGAGTGctttataaaatcataaaatgctACGTAAATATGTATCCTAATTATAAGTACTTATCTCACAGACAGAAGCAACTATACTGATAAAAAGCTGGAGTAACAATTCTATAGCTCAAACTTTCTGGGTTAAATTGTTTTGAATCAGACTACAATgctcatttcaaattatttaaagagtaaaacatctttaaaaaaaaaatagttccactgattttatttattcctatttaatttttaaaaaattaatttatttaactggaggataattactttacaatacggtggtggtttttgccatacattgacatgaatcagccatgggtacatgtgtccccccatcctgaaccccccctcccacctctctccccactccatccctctgggttctcCCAGGGCACCGGTTTTGAGTGCCCTGTtccatgcatcgaacttgcactggtcatctctttcacatatggtaatatacatgtttcaatgccattctctcaaatcatcccaccctcgccttctcccacatagtccaagtctgttctttacatctgtgtctcttttgctgccttgcatatagcaTCATGGTTACcagctttctaaattccacatatatgcattaataaaacatcttaaaaacaaaatgaatagtGAATTAATAGTAGTACAGTATGAAGATCTGGCTGTTAATTATGCTTCTAGCACAAACGACTTCTCTGACCATGGACAAGACTCCTTAACATCTCTAGgatattttcttcttgttattaAGAAAACACTTTCTGTCTGAATGCTATCACATTTGTTTTCACTTAATCTTATGCAGCATGACTTCAAGAGGAGTAATTGTGTTTCCTAAAAAGCATTGTAAAACTCAGAAGGTTATGGAGTGACTTTCACAATCAGCTGTTTTCTGGAAAATCTTCCTGGATTACTAACATAGCAAATAAAGAATAGCAATGTCCTCAGATGACATTAATAGCAATGTATCCTAGcacttttctttcaaattaaCTGTCTTGAAAGGAACTAATGTTTCAGAGTTCCACAGCtcaactatttttcttttatcacctCTCTTACCTCCACATTCTTCTATTATTTCAGCTATTGTGCTTGCTTCATCACCAGCCATTATCAGAATGTTTTTCAGACCATCCAGAACCACCTGAACAACTTGAGAATCTTTTACTGACAATAAATTACAGAATGGTGGTATTACATTCTGCTGTACAAGGTATTCAACCTAGACAATAAAAGAGAAGAGATACTCTTATTTATATAATTACCTCTTCCTCCAAAGGAATACAGTACAGGGCTTGTAAACAATCAAAAACTCCTAAACAGAGAGTAGTATACTTCCCAGTATTAACaatcataacatttttttttccagactcaCTTGATCTTTTCTGCCACTTATCGTCAAGTTGCTAATAGCCCAAGCAGCTTCTTTTTGTGTTCCAAAGTCCCcctgaagattaaaaaagaaatgctgaaatgaATTTTTTGCTCAAAAAGTCTTGGTTATAACATATTAACAGACATGATGAACTCATAACAATGACTGACCTTGGCAAGCTGATGAATAATCATAGGAATTAATCCAGCATCTATTACAGCTTGAACTTGTTGCTGGTTGCCTGCTGTAATGTTGGAAAGGAACCACACTGCTtcctataattaaataaaatacagggcacttttatttgaaaaactgTATCTTTAATGTGCTTATGGTCTTATTTAATGTGGTTTACATATACAATAACAAAATCATCTCAGTTGCAATAAGGCAAATGCATCTAAAAGTGATTAAGCAATACAGTATcttccattttaaacatattagGAAACTTTGAAGCATAATATCTTGGCCCATTAACCTAGCATAACCTTCAATAATACAGATGCTTAGGACTACACCCTAAGCACTATTTTAGACACTGGTGACatggcagtgaacaaaacaaacaaaaaaatctttatgcAAGGACCTTACATTTTTGCTGCATGAGTCCCTCTCAATAGTGGTCAACttttttggcactagggaccaGTTTTGTAGAAGACAACTTTCCCACAGAAAGGGGTGGCAAttgggatgattcaagggcattgtatttattgagcaccaccACCTCAGATCAACAGGCAATAAATTCTCATAAGGAGCTCATATCTAGATCTCTCGCATGCACAGTTCACAGTTGGGTACAAGCTCCAAGAATCTAATGCTGCTACTGTTCTGATAGGAGGTGGAACTCAGACGGTAAGGAAAGCaatggggagcagctgtaaatagAGATGAAGCTTTGCTCGCTTGCcctctgctcacctcctgctgtgcagcccCAATTCCGAACAGGCCAGGGACTGGTACTAGTCCttggcccagaggttggggacccctgctctaaaagacaaatgacagaaataaataGAAGACAGAATTTCCTAATATTCTGTTAAAACTACTACTAAGAAAGATGAATTGCTTTATTGTAAAAATACTTACTCGCAAAATATATTAGAACTTAAGTCTCTAACTAGTCTAAGAATGATCTATATGACAAATTTTATTGTAACCTTAGAGGATTTATGTCATGAACAAACAGGTTTCTTTCTAAGTTTACTGTTATAAAGTACTATCTTCTTCCTCCTCTACAACTGAAAGTATAGGAGAGCCCCCATTGGCCTAGTGATTACAATTCAGCACTTTCCTCACCAcagcctggttcaatccctggtcagggaactcagatcccacaagccctgtcacatggcctaaataaataaataaataaaataaaaagatggtaCAACTTTTTGCCATCCAATTTTGGTGGGATATTAATAACTGGTTAACTGGTGTTTTAGAGTACAAGGGTGTTTCACTACACTATTTTTGCAAATTTCttgtacatttgaaaattttgaaactaaaaggttgagggggaaaaaaaaccgaGTTGGTAACTTACACCTCCAAAGAACTATGATATAACCAATACGCAAATAACACAAACACTCAAGGTGAAGACTTCTGCAACAACTACCTCCTTGCTGAAGCTGAGGCGATATCTATCTATAGAAACCCTTTTCCTTTCCCCTATGATACCTTCACTCAGAGTATATCAGATCCCAGGCCAGAACTTCTCTACCTACTCCTGTCCAGTTTCCTCACTTCTCAGCCTTGCTTCCAATTACAGAATACTAATACATTTGGTTGTAAAAATCACGTATATTTGCCTAGAGTCTAAAAGACTCTGGCTTCTTTTCCTTCACTGGAACAaattgaaagtcaaagtgttagctgctcagtcgtgtcccactctgcgatcccgtggactgtagcccaccaggctcctctgtccatgggattctccaggcaagaatcctggagtgggtagccattcccttcttcaggggatcttccagacccagggatcaaacccaggtcttctatatcgcaggcagactctttatcaccttagccaccagggaagctcattggAACAAAGGCACCTACAAAATGTGATTTCTGATAACATACTTTTCTGTAAAAATCCAACTATCAAATTTTAGTCAAGGaactatataaatatagttaTGATAGAGAAGAAATAAGCAGTTTTGTTAGTCTGAGGGATGGTGGCATTTCAGGCAGATAGAACTGTATTACACtgcatgcaaatcaaaacaagcaGACACTACCTTCACAGTATTAGGATGgcaacaataataattaaaaaaaggaattggAAGGACTTTCCtcgtggtccaggggctaagactccttgccctcccaatgcagggggcctggatttgatccctggtcagggaactagaattcacatgccacaatgaacaATCCTGCATGCTctaatgaagactgaagatcccacctgctgcaactaagatctggcacagtcaaataaataaataaattatatatacataaaagaagACTAGAACCTTCATAACACTGCTTataaggaatataaaatggtgcactGCTATGGAAAGAAGCTTGATGGTTCTTCAACAAGCTAAACATGCAATTATCATATGACTGGACAATTCTACTCATAAAGATATACACCCAAAGGAACTGAAAGCAAGGACTCAAAAAACAAGGTTCACAGCAGTActattattcacaagagccaaaaggtagaaacaatctAAAAGTGTACATCCATaaatgaatgtataaacaaaatacagtataTAGGTACAATGCAGTatctattcagcaataaaaaggaatgaaattttgatatAAGCTCCAACATGGATGAATGCTAAAAACATGCAATGTGAACTAAACTAGACAAGACTAAAGTACTTCAGCACATGTTTAACAGTAAGTTTATACCGTAagcttaaaatcttaaaaaaacaaaaaccaaacataaaacaATTTTACTGATCCTTTAATTTAGGCACTGTAGTTTTACATTCAATCTAATTTTGTAGGGAGATTAAATTATGatctttttgtttataaaaaacaccagcccaaaaaaaaaaaaaaaaaaaaaaagataatagccACCCAATGGAAAATTTCATATGTTCTTtccacctgaaagtgaaagtgaagtcgctcagtcgtgtccaactctttgtaaccccatggactgtagcccaccaggctcctccatccatggaagtttctaggcaagagtactggagtgggttgccatttccttctccaacctagTGGCTACTAATTTGTTGATCACTGCTACTGCTcaatatattgaaataaaaacactggttaaaatgaaaataattttattctgtgATGATCATGGCAGCACTTACAGCAGGCAATTAAGAACTCAAAGAAAATAACTGCAGACGTGATCTGAAATTAACCAGAGTGGTCTGAAGAGaatcacaaaggaaaagcaaTCGAAACAAGAAGGTAGTTAAAAATGAGatatacaaagagaaagaaatgcattgGTGGGGCTGTTATATGTCTTACcttatttatcttctcttttggGTGTGATAGGAGGTTTGGGAAGTGTGACAGGACATCGCAGTTGAGAACAACCTGGGTCTGTTCATCTGTACCTGTCACTATGTTGCCAACTGCTCTGAGTGCTGCTGTCTGGGTGGGGATAAAATATGTTCTATAAATTTGTTTATGATGAAactgattttatgttttttataatcctgagaaaatgtaaaaatgcaaGTGGTGAATGATTAAAACTTACTGCATTCTTATACAAAGCATTTTATAGAACTGAGAAGCAATTCTGAATTTTAAACAACAGTCTTGTAAAAACTGGAACTATACaggaaaaattatatgaaaaactgttggagaaaagattaaaataaaaaaatgtaaaggtctgtttttttcatagctatttttatCGATTAGTAAACTGGCACCACAGAAAGATTTTAGTAAAGGCCTAGAATGGGTACAGATTTCTATCTAAAGTCATTTTGGCAGAAGTGGGAAGAACAGATCTATCAGTGATGTGatgagaaatgagagagagagagagaaagagaaagaaatgcagttatccagagaaaagaaaataaaccttgAACTAAATGAGTGGCTCTCGATACAAGGAGAAAGACAGATGTGAAAACTATACAGTAAGGACTGACAGGATTTTGAAATGGTGAGGAGATAAGAGGAGGAATACCAAGGTTCCTAGCTTGGACTATGCTGTCCATTAATAGGGGGTATATGAAGAAGAGTCGGTTTGTGGGAGAAGACGGAATGTTCATTTTTGCCTActtgaaataataatagaatattattgaaGGAGGTTCTTGGCAGTTATGTCTGAGAACTCAAAGACAATTGGCTATATATGAGTCTGAAACTCAGCAAAGAATCTGGGTTAGATAAAAGATttagaaatcaacaaaatcagattCAGTAAAATAGCAGAAGAAATACTGAAGAAATGTGCATACAGACAGAACTGAAGCCTGGTTGTGTAAGTTAACTGGTTATAGCAAGTACAAATTTAATACAAGTAAGAAAAATGCTCAATACTTACTTGAACTTttacttcctggtggctcagaaggggCACAAGAAACGGCACAACCCCTGAATCAATAACCATCTGTATCTGCTCATTACCTCCATCTGTCAGGTACGACAGTGCCCAAACAGTGTCCACGAGAATCTGCAGGAAGTAAAAAAGAATGGCCACTTAATATATTTGTTTGAATGCTTAAGATACATAACACACTCAGGAGATGGTGACATAAAGagtaattaaatttt
Encoded proteins:
- the KPNA3 gene encoding importin subunit alpha-4, whose product is MAENPGLENHRIKSFKNKGRDVETMRRHRNEVTVELRKNKRDEHLLKKRNVPQEESLEDSDVDADFKAQNVTLEAILQNATSDNPVVQLSAVQAARKLLSSDRNPPIDDLIKSGILPILVKCLERDDNPSLQFEAAWALTNIASGTSAQTQAVVQSNAVPLFLRLLHSPHQNVCEQAVWALGNIIGDGPQCRDYVISLGVVKPLLSFINPSIPITFLRNVTWVIVNLCRNKDPPPPMETVQEILPALCVLIYHTDINILVDTVWALSYLTDGGNEQIQMVIDSGVVPFLVPLLSHQEVKVQTAALRAVGNIVTGTDEQTQVVLNCDVLSHFPNLLSHPKEKINKEAVWFLSNITAGNQQQVQAVIDAGLIPMIIHQLAKGDFGTQKEAAWAISNLTISGRKDQVEYLVQQNVIPPFCNLLSVKDSQVVQVVLDGLKNILIMAGDEASTIAEIIEECGGLEKIEVLQQHENEDIYKLAFEIIDQYFSGDDIDEDPSLIPEATQGGTYNFDPTANLQTKEFNF